In Tursiops truncatus isolate mTurTru1 chromosome 19, mTurTru1.mat.Y, whole genome shotgun sequence, a genomic segment contains:
- the CPT1C gene encoding palmitoyl thioesterase CPT1C isoform X1 has product MAEAHQAVGFRPSLTSDAGEVELSAPMLQEIYLSGLRSWKRHLSRFWNDFLTGVFPASPLSWLFLFSAIQLAWFLQLDPSLGLMEKIKELLPDWGGQHHRLRGVLAAALFASCLWGALIFTLHVALRLLLSYHGWLLQPHGATSSRTKTWLALVHIFSGRHPMLFSYQRSLPRQPVPSVQDTVRKYLESVRPVLSDEDFDWTAALAREFLRLQASLLQWYLQLKSWWASNYVSDWWEEFVYLRSRNSLMVNSNYYMMDFLYVTPTPVQAARAGNAVHALLLYRHRLNRQEILPTLLMGMRPLCSAQYEKIFNTTRIPGVHKDHIRHLRDSRHVAVFHRGRFFRVGTHTQSGLLSPRALEQQFQRILDDPSPACPHEEHLAALTAAPRDMWAQVRRSLKTQAQEALEAVEGAAFFVSLDSEPAGLTREDPAASLDAYAHALLAGRGHDRWFDKSFSLIVFSNGKLGLSVEHSWADCPISGHMWEFTLATECFQLGYAADGHCKGHPDLSLPQPQRLHWDLPDKIHLSISLALRGAKTLSGNIDCHVFPFSHFGKSFIKRWHLSSDSFIQMALQLAYFRDRGQFCLTYESTMTRLFLEGRTETVRSCTREACNFVRAMEDKEKTDPQCLALFRLAVDKHQALLKAAMSGQGVDRHLFALYIVSQFLHLQSPFLDQVHSEQWQLATSQIPVQQIHLFDAHSYPDYVSSGGGFGPADDHGYGVSYIFMGDDVITFHISSKKSSTRTDSHRLGQHIEDALLDVAALFQEGQRLKRRGLGEDDSGHSRDSLPCHTRGSRAPTTATNF; this is encoded by the exons ATGGCTGAAGCGCACCAGGCCGTGGGCTTCCGACCCTCGCTGACTTCGGACGCGGGAGAAGTGGAGCTCAGTGCCCCGATGTTGCAGGAGATCTACCTCTCCGGACTGCGCTCTTGGAAAAGGCATCTGTCCCGTTTCTGG AACGATTTTCTCACAGGTGTGTTCCCTGCTAGCCCCCTCAGCTGGCTGTTCCTCTTCAGTGCAATCCAGCttgcctggttcctccagctggATCCTTCCTTAGGACTGATGGAGAAAATCAAAGAGTTGCTGCCAGACTG gggtgGACAGCATCACAGGCTTCGGGGGGTCCTGGCGGCCGCGCTGTTTGCTTCGTGTCTGTGGGGAGCTCTGATCTTCACGCTTCATGTGGCCCTGAGGCTACTTCTGTCCTACCACGGCTGGCTCCTCCAACCCCACGGAGCCACGTCCTCACGCACAAAGACCTGGCTG GCCCTGGTTCACATCTTCTCCGGCCGCCACCCAATGCTCTTCAGTTACCAACGCTCCCTGCCGCGTCAGCCTGTGCCCTCCGTGCAGGACACCGTGCGCAAG TATCTGGAGTCTGTCCGACCCGTCCTCTCCGACGAGGACTTCGACTGGACCGCGGCCCTAGCACGGGAATTCCTGAGGCTGCAGGCGTCACTGCTGCAGTGGTACCTTCAGCTCAAGTCCTGGTGGGCGTCCAATTAT GTCAGTGACTGGTGGGAAGAATTTGTGTACCTGCGCTCCCGGAACTCACTGATGGTGAACAGCAACTATTATATGATg GACTTCCTCTATGTCACGCCCACTCCCGTGCAGGCCGCCCGTGCCGGGAACGCGGTCCACGCCCTCCTCCTGTACCGCCACCGCCTGAACCGACAGGAGATCCTGCCG actttgctgatgggaatgcgGCCCTTGTGCTCTGCCCAGTATGAGAAGATATTCAACACCACGCGAATTCCCGGGGTCCACAAAG ACCACATCCGCCACCTCCGTGACAGCAGACACGTGGCCGTCTTCCACCGGGGCCGATTCTTCCGCGTGGGGACCCACACCCAAAGCGGCCTGCTTTCCCCACGGGCCCTGGAGCAGCAGTTCCAGCGAATCCTGGACGACCCCTCTCCTGCCTGCCCCCACGAGGAGCATCTGGCGGCCTTGACCGCTGCTCCAAG GGACATGTGGGCCCAGGTGCGGAGGTCCCTGAAGACCCAGGCCCAGGAGGCCCTGGAGGCCGTCGAAGGGGCTGCTTTCTTTGTATCACTCGACTCTGAGCCCGCGGGGCTCACCAGGGAGGACCCCGCAGCTTCCTTAGACGCCTACGCCCACGCCCTGCTGGCCGGTAGGGGCCACGACCG CTGGTTTGACAAATCCTTCTCCTTAATCGTCTTCTCCAACGGGAAGTTGGGCCTCAGCGTGGAGCACTCGTGGGCTGACTGCCCCATCTCAGGACACATGTGGGAG TTCACTCTGGCCACAGAATGCTTTCAGCTGGGCTACGCGGCAGATGGTCACTGCAAGGGGCACCCTGACCTCTCACTGCCCCAGCCCCAGCGGCTGCACTGGGACCTTCCAGACAAG atccatctatccatctctcTAGCCCTGAGGGGAGCCAAGACCTTGTCTGGAAACATCGACTGCCACGTCTTCCCCTTCTCCCACTTCGGCAAGAGCTTCATCAAACGCTGGCATCTCTCTTCAGACAGCTTCATCCAGATGGCCTTGCAGCTGGCCTACTTTCGG GACAGGGGTCAGTTCTGCCTGACTTATGAGTCGACCATGACTCGCTTGTTCCTGGAAGGGCGGACAGAGACGGTGCGTTCTTGCACGAGGGAGGCCTGCAACTTTGTGAGAGCCATGGAGGACAAAGAGAAGACA GACCCACAGTGCCTCGCCCTGTTCCGCTTGGCGGTAGACAAGCACCAAGCTCTGCTGAAGGCAGCGATGAGTGGACAGGGGGTCGACCGCCACCTCTTTGCTCTCTACATCGTCTCCCAATTCCTCCACCTGCAGTCTCCCTTCCTGGACCAG GTTCACTCGGAGCAGTGGCAGCTGGCCACCAGCCAGATTCCTGTTCAGCAAATCCACCTGTTCGACGCCCACAGTTACCCCGACTATGTTTCCTCTGGTGGTGGATTCGGGCCT GCTGATGACCATGGTTATGGTGTTTCCTACATCTTCATGGGGGATGATGTGATCACCTTCCACATCTCCAGCAAAAAATCAAGCACAAGAACG GACTCCCACCGGCTGGGGCAGCACATCGAGGATGCATTGTTGGACGTGGCCGCCCTTTTCCAGGAGGGGCAGCGTCTTAAGCGCAGAGGGTTAGGGGAGGACGACTCGGGGCACAGCCGTGACTCTCTTCCCTGCCATACCAGGGGCTCCAGGGCACCCACGACAGCCACTAACTTTTGA
- the CPT1C gene encoding palmitoyl thioesterase CPT1C isoform X4: MAEAHQAVGFRPSLTSDAGEVELSAPMLQEIYLSGLRSWKRHLSRFWNDFLTGVFPASPLSWLFLFSAIQLAWFLQLDPSLGLMEKIKELLPDWGGQHHRLRGVLAAALFASCLWGALIFTLHVALRLLLSYHGWLLQPHGATSSRTKTWLALVHIFSGRHPMLFSYQRSLPRQPVPSVQDTVRKYLESVRPVLSDEDFDWTAALAREFLRLQASLLQWYLQLKSWWASNYVSDWWEEFVYLRSRNSLMVNSNYYMMAARAGNAVHALLLYRHRLNRQEILPYEKIFNTTRIPGVHKDHIRHLRDSRHVAVFHRGRFFRVGTHTQSGLLSPRALEQQFQRILDDPSPACPHEEHLAALTAAPRDMWAQVRRSLKTQAQEALEAVEGAAFFVSLDSEPAGLTREDPAASLDAYAHALLAGRGHDRWFDKSFSLIVFSNGKLGLSVEHSWADCPISGHMWEFTLATECFQLGYAADGHCKGHPDLSLPQPQRLHWDLPDKIHLSISLALRGAKTLSGNIDCHVFPFSHFGKSFIKRWHLSSDSFIQMALQLAYFRDRGQFCLTYESTMTRLFLEGRTETVRSCTREACNFVRAMEDKEKTDPQCLALFRLAVDKHQALLKAAMSGQGVDRHLFALYIVSQFLHLQSPFLDQVHSEQWQLATSQIPVQQIHLFDAHSYPDYVSSGGGFGPADDHGYGVSYIFMGDDVITFHISSKKSSTRTDSHRLGQHIEDALLDVAALFQEGQRLKRRGLGEDDSGHSRDSLPCHTRGSRAPTTATNF, translated from the exons ATGGCTGAAGCGCACCAGGCCGTGGGCTTCCGACCCTCGCTGACTTCGGACGCGGGAGAAGTGGAGCTCAGTGCCCCGATGTTGCAGGAGATCTACCTCTCCGGACTGCGCTCTTGGAAAAGGCATCTGTCCCGTTTCTGG AACGATTTTCTCACAGGTGTGTTCCCTGCTAGCCCCCTCAGCTGGCTGTTCCTCTTCAGTGCAATCCAGCttgcctggttcctccagctggATCCTTCCTTAGGACTGATGGAGAAAATCAAAGAGTTGCTGCCAGACTG gggtgGACAGCATCACAGGCTTCGGGGGGTCCTGGCGGCCGCGCTGTTTGCTTCGTGTCTGTGGGGAGCTCTGATCTTCACGCTTCATGTGGCCCTGAGGCTACTTCTGTCCTACCACGGCTGGCTCCTCCAACCCCACGGAGCCACGTCCTCACGCACAAAGACCTGGCTG GCCCTGGTTCACATCTTCTCCGGCCGCCACCCAATGCTCTTCAGTTACCAACGCTCCCTGCCGCGTCAGCCTGTGCCCTCCGTGCAGGACACCGTGCGCAAG TATCTGGAGTCTGTCCGACCCGTCCTCTCCGACGAGGACTTCGACTGGACCGCGGCCCTAGCACGGGAATTCCTGAGGCTGCAGGCGTCACTGCTGCAGTGGTACCTTCAGCTCAAGTCCTGGTGGGCGTCCAATTAT GTCAGTGACTGGTGGGAAGAATTTGTGTACCTGCGCTCCCGGAACTCACTGATGGTGAACAGCAACTATTATATGATg GCCGCCCGTGCCGGGAACGCGGTCCACGCCCTCCTCCTGTACCGCCACCGCCTGAACCGACAGGAGATCCTGCCG TATGAGAAGATATTCAACACCACGCGAATTCCCGGGGTCCACAAAG ACCACATCCGCCACCTCCGTGACAGCAGACACGTGGCCGTCTTCCACCGGGGCCGATTCTTCCGCGTGGGGACCCACACCCAAAGCGGCCTGCTTTCCCCACGGGCCCTGGAGCAGCAGTTCCAGCGAATCCTGGACGACCCCTCTCCTGCCTGCCCCCACGAGGAGCATCTGGCGGCCTTGACCGCTGCTCCAAG GGACATGTGGGCCCAGGTGCGGAGGTCCCTGAAGACCCAGGCCCAGGAGGCCCTGGAGGCCGTCGAAGGGGCTGCTTTCTTTGTATCACTCGACTCTGAGCCCGCGGGGCTCACCAGGGAGGACCCCGCAGCTTCCTTAGACGCCTACGCCCACGCCCTGCTGGCCGGTAGGGGCCACGACCG CTGGTTTGACAAATCCTTCTCCTTAATCGTCTTCTCCAACGGGAAGTTGGGCCTCAGCGTGGAGCACTCGTGGGCTGACTGCCCCATCTCAGGACACATGTGGGAG TTCACTCTGGCCACAGAATGCTTTCAGCTGGGCTACGCGGCAGATGGTCACTGCAAGGGGCACCCTGACCTCTCACTGCCCCAGCCCCAGCGGCTGCACTGGGACCTTCCAGACAAG atccatctatccatctctcTAGCCCTGAGGGGAGCCAAGACCTTGTCTGGAAACATCGACTGCCACGTCTTCCCCTTCTCCCACTTCGGCAAGAGCTTCATCAAACGCTGGCATCTCTCTTCAGACAGCTTCATCCAGATGGCCTTGCAGCTGGCCTACTTTCGG GACAGGGGTCAGTTCTGCCTGACTTATGAGTCGACCATGACTCGCTTGTTCCTGGAAGGGCGGACAGAGACGGTGCGTTCTTGCACGAGGGAGGCCTGCAACTTTGTGAGAGCCATGGAGGACAAAGAGAAGACA GACCCACAGTGCCTCGCCCTGTTCCGCTTGGCGGTAGACAAGCACCAAGCTCTGCTGAAGGCAGCGATGAGTGGACAGGGGGTCGACCGCCACCTCTTTGCTCTCTACATCGTCTCCCAATTCCTCCACCTGCAGTCTCCCTTCCTGGACCAG GTTCACTCGGAGCAGTGGCAGCTGGCCACCAGCCAGATTCCTGTTCAGCAAATCCACCTGTTCGACGCCCACAGTTACCCCGACTATGTTTCCTCTGGTGGTGGATTCGGGCCT GCTGATGACCATGGTTATGGTGTTTCCTACATCTTCATGGGGGATGATGTGATCACCTTCCACATCTCCAGCAAAAAATCAAGCACAAGAACG GACTCCCACCGGCTGGGGCAGCACATCGAGGATGCATTGTTGGACGTGGCCGCCCTTTTCCAGGAGGGGCAGCGTCTTAAGCGCAGAGGGTTAGGGGAGGACGACTCGGGGCACAGCCGTGACTCTCTTCCCTGCCATACCAGGGGCTCCAGGGCACCCACGACAGCCACTAACTTTTGA
- the CPT1C gene encoding palmitoyl thioesterase CPT1C isoform X7, which produces MAEAHQAVGFRPSLTSDAGEVELSAPMLQEIYLSGLRSWKRHLSRFWNDFLTGVFPASPLSWLFLFSAIQLAWFLQLDPSLGLMEKIKELLPDWGGQHHRLRGVLAAALFASCLWGALIFTLHVALRLLLSYHGWLLQPHGATSSRTKTWLALVHIFSGRHPMLFSYQRSLPRQPVPSVQDTVRKYLESVRPVLSDEDFDWTAALAREFLRLQASLLQWYLQLKSWWASNYVSDWWEEFVYLRSRNSLMVNSNYYMMAARAGNAVHALLLYRHRLNRQEILPTLLMGMRPLCSAQYEKIFNTTRIPGVHKDHIRHLRDSRHVAVFHRGRFFRVGTHTQSGLLSPRALEQQFQRILDDPSPACPHEEHLAALTAAPRDMWAQVRRSLKTQAQEALEAVEGAAFFVSLDSEPAGLTREDPAASLDAYAHALLAGRGHDRWFDKSFSLIVFSNGKLGLSVEHSWADCPISGHMWEFTLATECFQLGYAADGHCKGHPDLSLPQPQRLHWDLPDKIHLSISLALRGAKTLSGNIDCHVFPFSHFGKSFIKRWHLSSDSFIQMALQLAYFRDPQCLALFRLAVDKHQALLKAAMSGQGVDRHLFALYIVSQFLHLQSPFLDQVHSEQWQLATSQIPVQQIHLFDAHSYPDYVSSGGGFGPADDHGYGVSYIFMGDDVITFHISSKKSSTRTDSHRLGQHIEDALLDVAALFQEGQRLKRRGLGEDDSGHSRDSLPCHTRGSRAPTTATNF; this is translated from the exons ATGGCTGAAGCGCACCAGGCCGTGGGCTTCCGACCCTCGCTGACTTCGGACGCGGGAGAAGTGGAGCTCAGTGCCCCGATGTTGCAGGAGATCTACCTCTCCGGACTGCGCTCTTGGAAAAGGCATCTGTCCCGTTTCTGG AACGATTTTCTCACAGGTGTGTTCCCTGCTAGCCCCCTCAGCTGGCTGTTCCTCTTCAGTGCAATCCAGCttgcctggttcctccagctggATCCTTCCTTAGGACTGATGGAGAAAATCAAAGAGTTGCTGCCAGACTG gggtgGACAGCATCACAGGCTTCGGGGGGTCCTGGCGGCCGCGCTGTTTGCTTCGTGTCTGTGGGGAGCTCTGATCTTCACGCTTCATGTGGCCCTGAGGCTACTTCTGTCCTACCACGGCTGGCTCCTCCAACCCCACGGAGCCACGTCCTCACGCACAAAGACCTGGCTG GCCCTGGTTCACATCTTCTCCGGCCGCCACCCAATGCTCTTCAGTTACCAACGCTCCCTGCCGCGTCAGCCTGTGCCCTCCGTGCAGGACACCGTGCGCAAG TATCTGGAGTCTGTCCGACCCGTCCTCTCCGACGAGGACTTCGACTGGACCGCGGCCCTAGCACGGGAATTCCTGAGGCTGCAGGCGTCACTGCTGCAGTGGTACCTTCAGCTCAAGTCCTGGTGGGCGTCCAATTAT GTCAGTGACTGGTGGGAAGAATTTGTGTACCTGCGCTCCCGGAACTCACTGATGGTGAACAGCAACTATTATATGATg GCCGCCCGTGCCGGGAACGCGGTCCACGCCCTCCTCCTGTACCGCCACCGCCTGAACCGACAGGAGATCCTGCCG actttgctgatgggaatgcgGCCCTTGTGCTCTGCCCAGTATGAGAAGATATTCAACACCACGCGAATTCCCGGGGTCCACAAAG ACCACATCCGCCACCTCCGTGACAGCAGACACGTGGCCGTCTTCCACCGGGGCCGATTCTTCCGCGTGGGGACCCACACCCAAAGCGGCCTGCTTTCCCCACGGGCCCTGGAGCAGCAGTTCCAGCGAATCCTGGACGACCCCTCTCCTGCCTGCCCCCACGAGGAGCATCTGGCGGCCTTGACCGCTGCTCCAAG GGACATGTGGGCCCAGGTGCGGAGGTCCCTGAAGACCCAGGCCCAGGAGGCCCTGGAGGCCGTCGAAGGGGCTGCTTTCTTTGTATCACTCGACTCTGAGCCCGCGGGGCTCACCAGGGAGGACCCCGCAGCTTCCTTAGACGCCTACGCCCACGCCCTGCTGGCCGGTAGGGGCCACGACCG CTGGTTTGACAAATCCTTCTCCTTAATCGTCTTCTCCAACGGGAAGTTGGGCCTCAGCGTGGAGCACTCGTGGGCTGACTGCCCCATCTCAGGACACATGTGGGAG TTCACTCTGGCCACAGAATGCTTTCAGCTGGGCTACGCGGCAGATGGTCACTGCAAGGGGCACCCTGACCTCTCACTGCCCCAGCCCCAGCGGCTGCACTGGGACCTTCCAGACAAG atccatctatccatctctcTAGCCCTGAGGGGAGCCAAGACCTTGTCTGGAAACATCGACTGCCACGTCTTCCCCTTCTCCCACTTCGGCAAGAGCTTCATCAAACGCTGGCATCTCTCTTCAGACAGCTTCATCCAGATGGCCTTGCAGCTGGCCTACTTTCGG GACCCACAGTGCCTCGCCCTGTTCCGCTTGGCGGTAGACAAGCACCAAGCTCTGCTGAAGGCAGCGATGAGTGGACAGGGGGTCGACCGCCACCTCTTTGCTCTCTACATCGTCTCCCAATTCCTCCACCTGCAGTCTCCCTTCCTGGACCAG GTTCACTCGGAGCAGTGGCAGCTGGCCACCAGCCAGATTCCTGTTCAGCAAATCCACCTGTTCGACGCCCACAGTTACCCCGACTATGTTTCCTCTGGTGGTGGATTCGGGCCT GCTGATGACCATGGTTATGGTGTTTCCTACATCTTCATGGGGGATGATGTGATCACCTTCCACATCTCCAGCAAAAAATCAAGCACAAGAACG GACTCCCACCGGCTGGGGCAGCACATCGAGGATGCATTGTTGGACGTGGCCGCCCTTTTCCAGGAGGGGCAGCGTCTTAAGCGCAGAGGGTTAGGGGAGGACGACTCGGGGCACAGCCGTGACTCTCTTCCCTGCCATACCAGGGGCTCCAGGGCACCCACGACAGCCACTAACTTTTGA
- the CPT1C gene encoding palmitoyl thioesterase CPT1C isoform X6 gives MAEAHQAVGFRPSLTSDAGEVELSAPMLQEIYLSGLRSWKRHLSRFWNDFLTGVFPASPLSWLFLFSAIQLAWFLQLDPSLGLMEKIKELLPDWGGQHHRLRGVLAAALFASCLWGALIFTLHVALRLLLSYHGWLLQPHGATSSRTKTWLALVHIFSGRHPMLFSYQRSLPRQPVPSVQDTVRKYLESVRPVLSDEDFDWTAALAREFLRLQASLLQWYLQLKSWWASNYVSDWWEEFVYLRSRNSLMVNSNYYMMDFLYVTPTPVQAARAGNAVHALLLYRHRLNRQEILPTLLMGMRPLCSAQYEKIFNTTRIPGVHKDHIRHLRDSRHVAVFHRGRFFRVGTHTQSGLLSPRALEQQFQRILDDPSPACPHEEHLAALTAAPRDMWAQVRRSLKTQAQEALEAVEGAAFFVSLDSEPAGLTREDPAASLDAYAHALLAGRGHDRWFDKSFSLIVFSNGKLGLSVEHSWADCPISGHMWEFTLATECFQLGYAADGHCKGHPDLSLPQPQRLHWDLPDKIHLSISLALRGAKTLSGNIDCHVFPFSHFGKSFIKRWHLSSDSFIQMALQLAYFRDRGQFCLTYESTMTRLFLEGRTETVRSCTREACNFVRAMEDKEKTVHSEQWQLATSQIPVQQIHLFDAHSYPDYVSSGGGFGPADDHGYGVSYIFMGDDVITFHISSKKSSTRTDSHRLGQHIEDALLDVAALFQEGQRLKRRGLGEDDSGHSRDSLPCHTRGSRAPTTATNF, from the exons ATGGCTGAAGCGCACCAGGCCGTGGGCTTCCGACCCTCGCTGACTTCGGACGCGGGAGAAGTGGAGCTCAGTGCCCCGATGTTGCAGGAGATCTACCTCTCCGGACTGCGCTCTTGGAAAAGGCATCTGTCCCGTTTCTGG AACGATTTTCTCACAGGTGTGTTCCCTGCTAGCCCCCTCAGCTGGCTGTTCCTCTTCAGTGCAATCCAGCttgcctggttcctccagctggATCCTTCCTTAGGACTGATGGAGAAAATCAAAGAGTTGCTGCCAGACTG gggtgGACAGCATCACAGGCTTCGGGGGGTCCTGGCGGCCGCGCTGTTTGCTTCGTGTCTGTGGGGAGCTCTGATCTTCACGCTTCATGTGGCCCTGAGGCTACTTCTGTCCTACCACGGCTGGCTCCTCCAACCCCACGGAGCCACGTCCTCACGCACAAAGACCTGGCTG GCCCTGGTTCACATCTTCTCCGGCCGCCACCCAATGCTCTTCAGTTACCAACGCTCCCTGCCGCGTCAGCCTGTGCCCTCCGTGCAGGACACCGTGCGCAAG TATCTGGAGTCTGTCCGACCCGTCCTCTCCGACGAGGACTTCGACTGGACCGCGGCCCTAGCACGGGAATTCCTGAGGCTGCAGGCGTCACTGCTGCAGTGGTACCTTCAGCTCAAGTCCTGGTGGGCGTCCAATTAT GTCAGTGACTGGTGGGAAGAATTTGTGTACCTGCGCTCCCGGAACTCACTGATGGTGAACAGCAACTATTATATGATg GACTTCCTCTATGTCACGCCCACTCCCGTGCAGGCCGCCCGTGCCGGGAACGCGGTCCACGCCCTCCTCCTGTACCGCCACCGCCTGAACCGACAGGAGATCCTGCCG actttgctgatgggaatgcgGCCCTTGTGCTCTGCCCAGTATGAGAAGATATTCAACACCACGCGAATTCCCGGGGTCCACAAAG ACCACATCCGCCACCTCCGTGACAGCAGACACGTGGCCGTCTTCCACCGGGGCCGATTCTTCCGCGTGGGGACCCACACCCAAAGCGGCCTGCTTTCCCCACGGGCCCTGGAGCAGCAGTTCCAGCGAATCCTGGACGACCCCTCTCCTGCCTGCCCCCACGAGGAGCATCTGGCGGCCTTGACCGCTGCTCCAAG GGACATGTGGGCCCAGGTGCGGAGGTCCCTGAAGACCCAGGCCCAGGAGGCCCTGGAGGCCGTCGAAGGGGCTGCTTTCTTTGTATCACTCGACTCTGAGCCCGCGGGGCTCACCAGGGAGGACCCCGCAGCTTCCTTAGACGCCTACGCCCACGCCCTGCTGGCCGGTAGGGGCCACGACCG CTGGTTTGACAAATCCTTCTCCTTAATCGTCTTCTCCAACGGGAAGTTGGGCCTCAGCGTGGAGCACTCGTGGGCTGACTGCCCCATCTCAGGACACATGTGGGAG TTCACTCTGGCCACAGAATGCTTTCAGCTGGGCTACGCGGCAGATGGTCACTGCAAGGGGCACCCTGACCTCTCACTGCCCCAGCCCCAGCGGCTGCACTGGGACCTTCCAGACAAG atccatctatccatctctcTAGCCCTGAGGGGAGCCAAGACCTTGTCTGGAAACATCGACTGCCACGTCTTCCCCTTCTCCCACTTCGGCAAGAGCTTCATCAAACGCTGGCATCTCTCTTCAGACAGCTTCATCCAGATGGCCTTGCAGCTGGCCTACTTTCGG GACAGGGGTCAGTTCTGCCTGACTTATGAGTCGACCATGACTCGCTTGTTCCTGGAAGGGCGGACAGAGACGGTGCGTTCTTGCACGAGGGAGGCCTGCAACTTTGTGAGAGCCATGGAGGACAAAGAGAAGACA GTTCACTCGGAGCAGTGGCAGCTGGCCACCAGCCAGATTCCTGTTCAGCAAATCCACCTGTTCGACGCCCACAGTTACCCCGACTATGTTTCCTCTGGTGGTGGATTCGGGCCT GCTGATGACCATGGTTATGGTGTTTCCTACATCTTCATGGGGGATGATGTGATCACCTTCCACATCTCCAGCAAAAAATCAAGCACAAGAACG GACTCCCACCGGCTGGGGCAGCACATCGAGGATGCATTGTTGGACGTGGCCGCCCTTTTCCAGGAGGGGCAGCGTCTTAAGCGCAGAGGGTTAGGGGAGGACGACTCGGGGCACAGCCGTGACTCTCTTCCCTGCCATACCAGGGGCTCCAGGGCACCCACGACAGCCACTAACTTTTGA